A single genomic interval of Chitinophaga sp. 180180018-3 harbors:
- a CDS encoding helix-turn-helix domain-containing protein: protein MRTSCSSYLCLRGQVVVFNVKLTPNGLHSLFAIPAYKFTDRVIDTGLMCSPVSFTAISRQLADCHNIDDCVAVIEPHLLKLLRNTEGHVQLSGSSTQMLHLINSSKVPQRISSLKKDVYISQRQLQNLFLEEIGTTPKRYSRMVRFTNMVYQKVLLPGQSWASLAYEFGYCDQRHLIGDFRYFLGITPGQFVSDDFHCIVESMPASFFPSR, encoded by the coding sequence ATGCGCACATCATGCAGTAGCTATCTTTGCTTACGCGGACAGGTAGTTGTATTTAATGTAAAACTGACACCCAATGGTTTACATAGCCTGTTTGCTATACCGGCTTATAAGTTTACCGACAGGGTGATTGATACCGGCTTAATGTGCTCCCCGGTATCATTTACGGCCATCAGCCGGCAACTGGCCGACTGCCATAACATCGACGATTGTGTGGCTGTCATAGAACCTCACCTGTTAAAATTATTACGGAATACAGAAGGGCATGTGCAGTTATCCGGCTCTTCCACACAGATGCTGCACCTGATCAACAGTTCCAAAGTACCTCAAAGGATTTCCAGCTTAAAGAAAGACGTATATATCAGTCAGCGACAACTACAAAACCTGTTTCTGGAAGAAATAGGCACCACACCTAAGCGATATAGCCGGATGGTACGTTTTACCAATATGGTGTATCAGAAAGTGCTCCTGCCCGGGCAGAGCTGGGCCTCATTAGCCTATGAATTTGGTTACTGTGATCAGCGGCACCTGATAGGCGATTTCAGATATTTCCTGGGAATAACTCCCGGACAATTTGTGAGCGATGATTTTCATTGTATTGTGGAAAGCATGCCCGCAAGTTTTTTTCCTTCCCGTTAA
- a CDS encoding murein L,D-transpeptidase catalytic domain family protein, translating into MNKFLKQVIRPLIFGTTIGLFAFSISSLTVADKSKSAIVPQVAGALPSDSVEEPTLYEILRLDTSGLSREAFDDAMTGYEFLQSKGRIKNPDVLSIIDYSLPSNKKRLFVIDLKNRLLLFNTLVSHGRNSGRDIPNTFSNKMNSFKSSLGFYVTGDTYNGEHGYSLRLEGEEAGINDNALSRGIVMHSAEYVNENLGKAQGYIGRSLGCPAIPEKMHRKVIECIRNGSCLFLYSPDKYYSLHTRILTKDGPDS; encoded by the coding sequence GTGAATAAGTTCCTGAAGCAAGTGATCAGACCGTTGATATTTGGCACCACAATTGGCCTTTTTGCCTTTTCGATATCGTCTCTGACCGTTGCAGATAAAAGTAAATCAGCTATAGTACCACAGGTTGCCGGAGCGCTTCCATCAGACTCCGTTGAGGAGCCAACCTTATACGAAATATTGCGGCTCGATACCTCCGGCCTTAGCAGAGAGGCTTTCGATGATGCCATGACGGGATATGAATTCCTGCAGAGTAAAGGCAGAATTAAAAATCCCGATGTATTGTCTATTATCGATTACTCATTGCCCAGTAATAAAAAACGTCTTTTTGTAATAGACCTGAAAAACAGGTTGTTGCTATTCAATACACTGGTATCTCATGGCCGTAATTCAGGCAGAGATATTCCCAATACTTTTTCCAACAAGATGAATAGCTTCAAGAGCAGCCTCGGTTTCTATGTTACCGGCGACACTTACAACGGGGAACATGGTTACTCACTGCGACTGGAAGGGGAAGAAGCGGGTATCAACGACAATGCCCTCAGCAGGGGTATCGTGATGCACAGTGCGGAATACGTAAACGAAAATCTGGGTAAAGCACAGGGCTATATTGGCCGCAGCCTGGGTTGCCCCGCCATCCCGGAAAAAATGCATCGCAAAGTGATCGAATGCATCCGGAATGGCTCCTGCCTGTTCTTATACAGTCCGGATAAATATTATTCCCTGCATACCAGGATCCTCACAAAAGATGGACCTGATTCCTGA
- a CDS encoding L,D-transpeptidase family protein, whose product MKQQLYTVLLISLILSACHSPTPIPGSTYRREISPRNKGITKDIAYNDLFLDSMAMEKFITAQQIDDTIADRLRSFYNVRNYEFAWLGSNGPAEQASAFRSLYNYGRDTITVRGVDIRLDAMMNNDSLRISAKNPEMIRMELLLTCRLINFFKETGRSIWQLEHIVPTHRYPVMVLTDSLLAASNQLYPAVAAMKEPLKKYREYVQQGGWESVPPLKRVLKKGQSSSAIPAIKERLRITNEYNDSDSSELFTDELETAVNLVRNNNGYTQNGTLNDSIVNVLNVPADERLKKLLLNTERMKWMPAATSGRLITVNIPAFMLHANDNNKRVFDMRVVVGKEGHSTTMFSGMLNQVVFSPHWNIPRSIIKREILPAMSRNKNYLSSKNMEIRGERNGMPVIRQRPGPRNALGRVKFLFPNSYNIYFHDTPEKRLFDRDNRAYSHGCIRLKDPLEMATFVLDGMPRWTTERIDTAMNSGKEKFVTVKYPVPVIITYFTAWADQGNIHFANDVYGHDTAFMKKLFR is encoded by the coding sequence ATGAAACAACAGCTTTATACCGTATTACTGATCAGCCTTATTCTCAGTGCTTGTCATTCGCCCACGCCTATTCCCGGCAGTACCTACCGGAGAGAAATCAGTCCACGTAACAAGGGGATTACCAAAGATATCGCCTACAATGATTTGTTCCTCGACAGTATGGCTATGGAGAAATTCATTACTGCGCAGCAGATAGATGATACCATTGCCGACCGGTTACGGAGTTTTTACAATGTCCGGAACTATGAGTTTGCCTGGCTTGGCAGCAACGGGCCGGCAGAGCAGGCATCGGCGTTCAGGAGTTTGTATAACTACGGCAGGGATACGATTACGGTAAGGGGAGTGGATATACGTTTGGATGCGATGATGAACAACGACAGTCTGCGTATTTCTGCGAAAAATCCGGAGATGATTCGTATGGAGTTGTTGCTTACCTGCCGGTTGATCAATTTTTTTAAAGAAACCGGCCGGAGTATCTGGCAGCTGGAGCATATAGTACCTACGCATCGTTATCCGGTGATGGTACTGACAGATTCCCTGCTGGCTGCCAGTAATCAGCTGTACCCGGCAGTAGCCGCGATGAAGGAACCACTGAAGAAGTACAGGGAATATGTGCAACAGGGAGGATGGGAATCAGTACCTCCGTTGAAGAGGGTGTTGAAGAAAGGGCAGTCATCTTCCGCAATACCGGCTATTAAAGAAAGACTGAGGATAACGAATGAGTATAACGACAGTGATAGCAGCGAATTATTCACTGATGAGCTGGAAACAGCGGTTAATCTTGTACGTAACAATAACGGGTATACGCAGAATGGCACGTTGAACGATAGTATTGTTAACGTATTGAATGTACCGGCAGATGAGCGCCTGAAGAAGCTGTTGCTGAACACCGAGCGCATGAAATGGATGCCGGCAGCCACATCAGGCAGGCTGATTACCGTGAATATTCCTGCTTTTATGTTGCATGCCAACGACAATAACAAGCGGGTTTTCGACATGCGGGTGGTGGTTGGAAAGGAAGGGCATAGCACCACTATGTTTTCAGGGATGTTGAATCAGGTGGTTTTTAGTCCGCATTGGAATATACCCCGTAGTATCATTAAAAGGGAAATATTGCCGGCTATGAGCCGCAACAAGAACTATCTGTCGTCGAAGAATATGGAGATCCGCGGAGAGCGGAATGGAATGCCAGTGATCCGGCAGCGTCCGGGCCCGCGTAATGCCCTAGGCCGGGTGAAGTTTCTTTTCCCCAACAGCTACAATATCTACTTTCATGATACGCCGGAGAAACGCCTGTTTGACCGTGATAACCGTGCTTACAGCCATGGTTGCATCCGGCTGAAGGATCCGTTAGAGATGGCCACCTTTGTACTGGACGGAATGCCCCGCTGGACAACTGAACGGATCGACACTGCCATGAACAGTGGCAAAGAAAAGTTTGTGACGGTGAAGTATCCGGTACCGGTGATTATTACTTACTTCACGGCGTGGGCGGACCAGGGGAATATCCATTTCGCCAACGACGTGTACGGCCATGATACTGCCTTTATGAAAAAGCTGTTCAGATAG